A section of the Phacochoerus africanus isolate WHEZ1 chromosome 4, ROS_Pafr_v1, whole genome shotgun sequence genome encodes:
- the PGLYRP2 gene encoding N-acetylmuramoyl-L-alanine amidase, producing the protein MSPGNWKTTMVVQGILLILYGLLLQPESGTATLPLLMDSVIQALAELEQKSPATEAGHTASMWLLSAQGSGAHNPLPRFLLEGQSLKTAKLAPPSLSPEFQGLIEEVARHSVQDGKEYGVVLAPDGSTVAVEPLLAGLEVGLQGHRVVNLPLDSTATFPDIGVTVPDLKATSSAHKDTSADVNSADVGTLSPNVRDTDLDAEVTFLDVRPSSPDVQVASPDVQASSPDTKAKSPTTVDSLLMVTLARDLGLHFLQGAQTESNSGLGTEGCWDQLSLPRTFTLLDPEASPLTTAFLNGALDGALLGDYLSQVPEPRPPLSHLLNQYYGAGVAGDPGLRSNFRRQNGAALTLTPNLTQQVWGALILLQRLEPAHPQLQGMSQEQLAQVATHATKEFTEAFLGCPAIHPRCRWGAAPYRGSPKPLKLPLGFLYIHHTYVPARPCTDFALCAANMRSMQRFHQDTQGWDDIGYSFVVGSDGYVYEGRGWHWVGAHTRGHNSRGFGVALIGNYTAELPSEAALRTVRDELPHCAVRAGLLQPDYALLGHRQLVRTDCPGDALFNMLRTWPRFNMNVKPRTARRASGRSKRRLPLMIPLATDLQ; encoded by the exons ATGTCCCCTGGAAACTGGAAGACCACAATGGTGGTCCAGGGTATCCTGTTGATCCTGTATGGATTGCTTCTGCAGCCGGAGTCAGGAACAG CGACCCTGCCCCTGCTTATGGATTCTGTCATCCAGGCCCTGGCTGAGCTCGAGCAGAAGTCACCAGCCACTGAGGCCGGCCATACTGCATCTATGTGGCTGCTGTCAGCCCAAGGCTCTGGTGCCCACAATCCCCTCCCTCGCTTCCTGCTGGAGGGGCAGAGTCTCAAGACTGCCAAGCTGGCTCCTCCTTCGCTAAGCCCAGAGTTTCAAGGCCTGATTGAGGAGGTAGCCAGACATAGTGTGCAGGATGGGAAGGAATACGGAGTGGTGCTGGCACCTGATGGCTCAACTGTGGCTGTGGAGCCTCTTCTGGCAGGGCTGGAGGTAGGGCTGCAGGGGCACAGGGTCGTAAACCTGCCCTTGGACAGCACAGCCACCTTTCCAGACATTGGAGTCACAGTTCCTGATTTAAAAGCCACCTCCTCAGCACACAAGGATACCTCTGCAGATGTCAACTCTGCAGATGTTGGTACTTTGTCTCCAAATGTTAGAGACACAGATCTAGATGCCGAAGTTACCTTTCTAGATGTTAGACCCAGCTCTCCAGATGTCCAAGTCGCCTCTCCAGATGTCCAAGCCTCTTCTCCAGATACCAAAGCCAAGTCCCCAACCACTGTGGACAGCCTCCTCATGGTCACCCTGGCCAGAGACCTGGGCCTACACTTCCTCCAGGGTGCCCAGACTGAAAGCAATTCAGGACTGGGAACTGAGGGCTGCTGGGACCAGCTCTCTCTTCCCCGGACGTTCACGCTCCTGGACCCTGAGGCATCACCCCTCACCACGGCCTTCCTTAATGGTGCCCTGGATGGGGCCCTCCTTGGTGACTACCTGAGCCAGGTTCCTGAGCCCCGGCCACCCCTCAGCCACCTGCTGAACCAGTACTACGGAGCTGGGGTAGCTGGAGACCCAGGACTTCGCAGCAACTTCCGACGGCAGAACGGAGCTGCTCTGACTTTGACCCCCAATCTGACCCAGCAGGTATGGGGGGCCCTCATCTTGCTGCAGAGGCTGGAGCCTGCACACCCTCAGCTGCAGGGCATGAGCCAAGAACAGCTGGCGCAGGTGGCCACCCATGCCACCAAGGAGTTCACTGAGGCCTTCCTAG GATGCCCAGCTATCCACCCACGTTGCCGCTGGGGCGCGGCACCATACCGGGGTAGCCCAAAGCCACTGAAGCTGCCACTTGGGTTCTTGTATATACATCACACATACGTGCCCGCCCGACCCTGCACGGACTTCGCGCTCTGCGCCGCCAACATGCGCTCTATGCAGCGCTTCCACCAGGATACGCAAGGCTGGGACGACATTGGCTACAG TTTCGTGGTGGGCTCAGATGGCTACGTGTACGAGGGCCGTGGCTGGCACTGGGTGGGCGCGCACACACGTGGCCACAACTCCCGCGGTTTTGGCGTGGCCTTGATAGGCAACTACACTGCGGAGCTGCCTTCTGAGGCCGCGCTGCGCACGGTGCGCGATGAGCTCCCGCACTGCGCTGTGCGCGCCGGCCTCCTGCAGCCAGACTATGCGCTGCTCGGCCACCGCCAGCTCGTGCGCACTGACTGCCCTGGCGACGCGCTCTTCAACATGCTGCGCACCTGGCCACGCTTCAACATG aaTGTGAAACCAAGAACTGCCAGAAGGGCCTCAGGGAGATCCAAAAGGAGGCTACCTCTAATGATCCCACTAGCCACAGACCTCCAATAA